A genomic region of Leptolyngbya sp. NIES-2104 contains the following coding sequences:
- a CDS encoding ABC transporter permease produces the protein MLNRTLTYQVGAIVLALVFTMIIILFAGASPIAVFTEIISGAFGTPGQFARVIATLAPLLICACGLLFTFTAGLYNLGIEGQIAFGGIAATFMLRLTQDNLPPAVALFLAILAGGIGGMLWGLFAGVLNIYGRINEIFAGLGLNFLADGIALYLVFGPWKRPGVASMSGTEQFPESLWLPTFGNTDASPIALLLALISIAITIVVLGRTHFGLKLRAVGQNLRASYVLGIPSVRQLLSAFAICGAFAGIAGALQVVAVFHRLIPNISSGLGFLALLVTLLAGLNAWLLLPIAFFFSALNIGSLQLPLDLSLESSLAGVIQGTLVLFVILGKGFSEWKRVAR, from the coding sequence ATGCTCAATCGAACCCTCACTTATCAAGTTGGCGCGATCGTCTTGGCTCTCGTCTTTACGATGATCATCATTTTATTCGCGGGGGCATCCCCGATCGCAGTTTTCACCGAGATTATCTCCGGCGCATTCGGCACACCAGGACAGTTCGCCCGTGTGATTGCTACTCTCGCACCGCTCTTAATTTGTGCTTGCGGTTTGTTATTCACGTTCACCGCAGGACTCTACAACCTGGGCATCGAAGGACAAATCGCTTTTGGTGGAATTGCCGCAACCTTCATGTTGCGATTGACGCAGGACAATTTACCGCCTGCCGTTGCGCTTTTTCTCGCAATTTTGGCAGGTGGAATCGGTGGAATGCTTTGGGGATTGTTTGCAGGCGTTCTAAATATCTATGGACGCATTAATGAAATCTTTGCGGGCTTGGGTTTGAACTTCCTTGCGGACGGAATCGCTTTATATCTTGTATTTGGACCTTGGAAGCGTCCGGGTGTGGCATCAATGAGCGGAACAGAACAGTTTCCCGAATCCCTCTGGTTGCCTACGTTTGGAAATACGGATGCCAGTCCGATCGCGTTATTGCTTGCGCTGATTTCGATCGCGATTACGATCGTCGTTCTCGGCAGAACTCACTTCGGCTTAAAACTCCGAGCCGTCGGGCAAAATCTCCGCGCTTCTTACGTGTTAGGAATTCCCTCAGTTCGCCAACTCTTAAGCGCTTTTGCCATTTGTGGAGCTTTCGCGGGCATTGCTGGAGCGCTTCAAGTCGTCGCTGTTTTTCACCGCTTGATTCCGAATATCTCTAGCGGATTAGGATTTTTAGCGCTACTGGTCACATTACTAGCTGGACTGAATGCTTGGCTGCTGTTACCGATCGCGTTCTTCTTTAGTGCGCTCAACATCGGTAGTTTGCAGCTTCCACTCGATCTGAGCTTGGAATCTTCTCTAGCAGGAGTCATTCAAGGAACGCTAGTCCTGTTCGTGATTCTAGGCAAAGGATTCAGCGAATGGAAGCGAGTGGCAAGATAG
- a CDS encoding M23 family metallopeptidase: protein MTQRPNPIRPRRTKLLRRLGCLGSLGVFSSGMTLAQASPIVSPSPVVSPSPVAVEPTPPAPSAAVVSTTPASAPATPEKATPDPTPPVQIEIPKSSPVSESSLVQPSPAASPAPNYEPPSSIVIEKRNSNTTPTKVTTTPPKTTGIANTVSKAISGVMRPKFNPTQPEVTAEATQTTTSSWTPPSIVPPSFVQNYFNRTIRPLGLPGNGDVRLLFPLSIPSAITSVFGWRIHPITGDQRLHTGTDLGAPMGTPVLAALTGRVIMADFFGGYGLAIALEHTNGSQQTLYAHLSEIFVKPGDVVKQGTVIGRVGSTGNSTGPHLHFEFRQQTPEGGWVAQDAGLSLEQAVAQLTKSMQVTQQTQQQQAQAPQ from the coding sequence ATGACGCAGCGACCTAACCCAATTCGACCCCGACGCACAAAGTTACTCAGACGGTTGGGATGCCTCGGTAGTTTGGGTGTTTTTAGTAGTGGAATGACGCTGGCACAAGCTTCCCCGATTGTTTCGCCTTCGCCAGTTGTTTCACCTTCTCCGGTTGCGGTTGAGCCAACTCCACCTGCTCCTAGTGCAGCGGTTGTTTCTACAACTCCAGCATCTGCACCTGCGACTCCGGAAAAAGCGACTCCTGATCCGACTCCGCCCGTTCAGATCGAAATTCCCAAGTCTTCTCCAGTTTCTGAATCGTCGCTGGTGCAACCTTCTCCCGCTGCGAGTCCTGCGCCAAACTATGAGCCACCTAGCTCGATCGTGATTGAGAAGCGCAATTCAAATACCACACCGACGAAAGTCACGACCACTCCGCCTAAAACGACTGGAATCGCGAACACTGTTTCCAAGGCGATTTCTGGAGTGATGCGTCCGAAGTTCAACCCGACTCAGCCAGAAGTGACCGCAGAAGCGACTCAGACCACGACTTCGAGTTGGACACCGCCTTCGATCGTGCCTCCGTCGTTTGTTCAAAATTATTTCAATCGCACGATTCGCCCCTTGGGTCTTCCAGGAAATGGGGACGTGCGCTTGCTCTTCCCGCTGTCGATTCCGAGTGCGATTACTTCGGTGTTTGGATGGCGGATTCATCCGATTACTGGAGATCAGCGGCTACATACCGGAACTGATTTAGGTGCACCGATGGGAACTCCGGTGCTGGCGGCGTTGACGGGTCGCGTGATTATGGCGGATTTCTTTGGTGGGTATGGATTAGCGATCGCGCTTGAACACACGAACGGATCGCAGCAAACCCTTTATGCTCACTTGTCGGAAATCTTCGTCAAGCCTGGAGATGTCGTGAAGCAGGGTACGGTGATCGGTCGAGTGGGCAGCACCGGAAATTCCACGGGTCCGCACTTGCACTTTGAGTTCCGTCAGCAGACTCCAGAGGGAGGTTGGGTTGCTCAGGATGCAGGATTGTCGCTGGAACAAGCGGTCGCTCAGTTGACGAAGTCGATGCAAGTGACTCAGCAAACCCAACAGCAACAGGCTCAAGCACCCCAGTAG
- the pgeF gene encoding peptidoglycan editing factor PgeF, whose translation MHDWHWQTWNDLPYLTCSLLESWRHGFFTQQFSPRSPFELTEVLNPNADAYRVHQVHGNVVLSPFELENPYDRENFSQADGLVSGKSQQAVWACSADCTPALIGDVKTGNVSAVHAGWRGTSQKIVPVAIAKLQSQGSRLEDLRIALGPAISGEVYQVSHQVALEVGASIDPNPTLDRLMSLPNSPILEDATPGRSRLDVRRVIAIQLEQMGITSEQIAIAPHCTYQDPANFFSYRRAKLKKVQWSGIVSR comes from the coding sequence ATGCACGATTGGCACTGGCAAACCTGGAACGATCTGCCGTACCTCACTTGCAGCCTTCTAGAATCTTGGCGACACGGCTTCTTCACACAGCAGTTTTCGCCTCGATCGCCGTTTGAATTGACCGAAGTGCTCAATCCAAATGCTGACGCATACCGAGTTCATCAAGTGCATGGGAACGTTGTTCTATCACCGTTTGAATTGGAAAATCCTTACGATCGTGAAAATTTCTCTCAAGCCGATGGACTAGTCAGTGGGAAATCTCAGCAAGCGGTTTGGGCGTGTAGTGCCGACTGTACTCCTGCTTTGATTGGCGATGTGAAAACTGGAAATGTGTCCGCTGTTCATGCAGGTTGGCGCGGGACTTCACAAAAAATTGTGCCTGTTGCGATCGCGAAACTTCAATCTCAAGGCAGCCGACTCGAAGATCTCAGAATTGCACTAGGTCCGGCGATTTCTGGTGAGGTTTATCAAGTTTCGCATCAAGTCGCGCTAGAAGTCGGAGCCTCGATCGATCCCAATCCCACGCTCGATCGATTAATGAGTTTGCCAAATTCGCCGATTTTGGAAGATGCGACTCCAGGACGATCGCGCTTAGATGTGCGGCGGGTAATTGCGATTCAACTCGAACAGATGGGAATCACCTCGGAGCAAATTGCGATCGCACCTCATTGCACTTATCAAGATCCAGCGAATTTCTTCTCTTACCGTCGGGCAAAGCTCAAAAAAGTTCAGTGGTCGGGCATTGTTAGCAGATAA
- a CDS encoding carbohydrate porin: protein MSDITRFAKFSSLLSCVVTSAIAALFAGLNTGKPAQANPSDQSAATKIAAVSQPNLPIERSQPMIQSEADLIQQLSGQATSVKPVTSQTPSFAPPTAASPIVLPSTQGIERSPLVASTLSATDVKVGTIPVQQRFTAPVSTIRGLRPDAMKESSSFEAAPTEIALNASHSKSDLMAQSGRNADSLTRDRPFLRSTALTPPNLTFQGVYLYQGDQTSARARLFGVYPLTPNALVGATLDLTTGRAFTDTPDNGFNITELYFATSPRDLPNLRFVVGQIDLTSYFDRNSFAKDGASQFFNAVFQTNPALSATGIASRPGALVNFSLTDNIEAKAAVFSSSRGLGDFALDGFAGELGIRYGNLIVRGTYATDRDSGSDSGFQEVFQVSRGEGQTGLLRGDREQAYGVNAELFIPSLRMGLFGRYGRYNNLDLGEGGDTFSAGITFLDLLTRDDRLGLAYGRALSNDQLRRQSGIDNPDVLELFYDFRLLPNLRVGFSIQERNNFSETIAGVRVKTEFDVTPRSRQTQ, encoded by the coding sequence ATGTCAGATATAACCCGGTTTGCCAAATTCAGTTCTCTTCTATCCTGTGTAGTGACCTCAGCGATCGCGGCTTTATTTGCAGGTCTGAATACGGGAAAACCCGCACAAGCGAATCCCTCAGACCAGAGCGCTGCAACTAAAATCGCTGCGGTGTCTCAACCGAACCTGCCTATTGAGCGATCGCAGCCCATGATTCAATCGGAAGCTGACCTCATCCAGCAGCTATCTGGGCAGGCAACATCCGTAAAACCCGTTACTTCTCAAACTCCGAGCTTTGCGCCACCGACAGCAGCATCACCGATCGTGCTTCCATCTACTCAAGGTATTGAGCGATCTCCGTTAGTTGCATCTACTCTATCGGCAACGGATGTCAAAGTTGGAACTATTCCTGTTCAGCAGCGCTTTACGGCTCCGGTTTCTACGATCAGAGGTCTTCGTCCCGACGCGATGAAAGAATCATCCAGTTTTGAAGCTGCACCGACCGAAATCGCGCTCAATGCCTCTCACAGTAAATCGGATCTGATGGCTCAATCCGGTCGTAATGCAGATTCACTCACTCGCGATCGCCCCTTTCTCCGCAGTACCGCGCTTACTCCGCCAAATCTTACTTTTCAGGGTGTTTACTTATATCAAGGCGATCAGACTTCAGCGCGGGCGAGATTATTTGGTGTCTATCCGCTCACTCCAAATGCACTAGTGGGTGCAACGCTTGATCTGACAACAGGTAGAGCTTTCACGGATACTCCAGACAATGGCTTCAATATCACGGAACTTTACTTCGCAACCTCGCCGCGTGACCTTCCGAATTTGCGATTTGTCGTCGGTCAGATTGATTTGACCTCGTACTTCGATCGCAATAGTTTCGCTAAAGATGGAGCAAGTCAGTTTTTTAATGCCGTTTTCCAGACCAACCCTGCTCTAAGCGCGACCGGAATTGCTTCACGACCAGGCGCATTGGTGAATTTCAGCCTCACTGACAACATTGAAGCAAAAGCAGCGGTGTTCTCATCTTCAAGAGGATTGGGTGATTTTGCTCTTGATGGATTTGCAGGTGAATTAGGGATTCGTTACGGCAACTTGATTGTCCGTGGAACCTATGCAACCGATCGCGATTCTGGCTCGGATAGCGGCTTCCAGGAGGTCTTTCAAGTCAGTCGAGGTGAAGGACAAACCGGATTACTTCGAGGCGATCGAGAACAAGCTTATGGCGTGAACGCTGAGTTATTCATCCCCAGCTTAAGAATGGGACTCTTCGGACGCTATGGACGCTATAACAATCTCGATTTAGGCGAAGGCGGGGACACATTCAGCGCTGGCATCACCTTCTTAGATTTGCTTACACGCGACGATCGCTTAGGGCTTGCCTACGGTCGTGCACTATCCAATGACCAACTTCGGAGGCAAAGTGGTATCGACAATCCCGATGTCTTGGAATTGTTCTACGACTTCCGGTTATTGCCCAATCTGCGGGTTGGTTTCTCGATTCAAGAGCGCAATAACTTCTCCGAAACGATCGCGGGCGTTCGCGTGAAAACAGAATTCGATGTGACCCCCAGAAGCAGACAGACCCAGTGA
- a CDS encoding tetratricopeptide repeat protein, with protein sequence MVRIKQQFTLSLCLGWLLVGTPLLTVAEMQSAIAQSQTIPADVREAYTLLGKGWVDDAIAAFRQSIQRYPDSIEAKLGLAISFRRAGRDGDAWQAYQRVLQQDPNNPLALKTIGILAGFKPEWQKQGIEALTTLLKLNSTDSEARAQRALLYGYQGRFSEALADYEIVLQANPTPEVLLGAAQIYTYAGDSQKGLELFERYRSRTNTPITGNAAIAYARALRTLGNSTQAIALLEGQLPRQINAFGIQVRSELSQAYLANRQSTQALAVLDPLRDRPDSRLPLARALNELGRQENRPELVAQAGSLYRQVLNETANPSPVLLREIADVLSGIPKERKTALQLYRQLAQQQPENQTLIIQKLALEAQLGTLTESEIRQQLRPILQSIPNEPAQQFAIAQALVRLEPDPEFLPVYERLIRSGVNEPFLNFRLAQLLIEQNEFEAAKEALARYQSTSVGSRDRASELLLAELDRKQGNLESAAKRYEALISDDVSADLKSGAIRSLAGLRLAQNRFDDALKLYDRLIADNPEDLQLLLGRAAVAYQAKKISESEAEMVLARFLQSRPSETPSELYTLVGILPSDSSREPLYNALIEADPTNVPVQVRLIQLLASRDPRQARAQANRLMARIRQTSTDDRSNVSLLFLKAQLEQTLGNSDRAEDAYQAILKVQPENLDALSGLGGVRFQQRQFSSASSLYSQILELDPDNRIALRSLAELSAAQGQPLAALDQFEQLKIQQVEQGTSDPELEQRIQKVQEGMLQQRGFQPPWERY encoded by the coding sequence ATGGTTCGCATAAAGCAACAGTTCACCCTCTCTCTGTGTCTCGGCTGGCTTCTCGTCGGGACTCCGCTGCTTACCGTTGCAGAGATGCAATCTGCGATCGCTCAATCTCAAACGATTCCTGCTGATGTACGGGAAGCTTATACGCTCCTTGGTAAAGGTTGGGTCGATGATGCGATCGCAGCATTCAGGCAATCGATTCAACGGTATCCAGACTCGATCGAGGCAAAGTTAGGACTGGCGATTTCTTTTCGTCGAGCAGGGCGCGATGGTGATGCCTGGCAAGCTTACCAACGGGTACTACAGCAAGATCCGAACAATCCATTAGCGCTGAAAACGATCGGTATCTTGGCTGGCTTTAAACCAGAGTGGCAAAAACAGGGGATTGAAGCACTCACAACGCTACTAAAGCTCAATAGCACAGACTCAGAAGCTCGTGCCCAACGCGCTTTATTGTATGGCTATCAAGGGCGGTTTTCTGAAGCTTTAGCAGACTACGAGATTGTTTTGCAAGCGAATCCAACACCAGAAGTGCTGTTAGGAGCCGCGCAAATTTACACGTATGCGGGTGATTCACAGAAAGGTCTAGAACTGTTTGAACGCTACCGATCGCGAACGAATACACCTATCACTGGAAATGCTGCGATCGCTTACGCTCGTGCTTTACGTACATTGGGAAATTCTACTCAAGCGATCGCACTTCTAGAAGGACAACTTCCAAGACAAATCAACGCTTTTGGGATTCAAGTACGATCAGAACTGTCGCAAGCTTACTTAGCAAATCGCCAATCTACGCAAGCCTTAGCAGTCCTTGATCCATTACGCGATCGCCCTGATTCTCGTCTACCTCTAGCCCGCGCTTTGAATGAATTAGGTAGACAAGAGAATCGCCCCGAACTGGTTGCACAAGCTGGATCGCTCTACCGTCAAGTGCTCAATGAAACTGCAAATCCTTCTCCAGTTCTGCTACGAGAAATTGCAGATGTTCTAAGCGGAATTCCAAAAGAGCGTAAAACAGCCCTGCAACTTTATCGTCAACTAGCTCAACAACAACCTGAGAATCAAACATTAATCATTCAGAAACTCGCTCTAGAAGCTCAACTCGGAACGCTAACAGAGAGTGAAATCCGTCAGCAACTCAGACCAATTCTGCAATCAATCCCGAATGAGCCAGCACAACAATTCGCGATCGCTCAAGCATTAGTTCGTCTAGAACCCGATCCCGAATTCCTCCCTGTCTATGAACGATTGATTCGGAGTGGAGTGAACGAACCATTCTTAAATTTCCGTCTTGCTCAGCTTCTCATCGAACAGAACGAATTCGAGGCAGCAAAAGAAGCTTTAGCTCGATATCAATCAACTTCGGTAGGTTCACGCGATCGCGCTTCTGAATTATTACTCGCAGAACTCGATCGCAAACAAGGCAACCTTGAATCTGCTGCAAAACGCTATGAAGCTCTAATTTCTGATGATGTGAGTGCTGATTTGAAATCGGGTGCAATTCGTTCTTTAGCCGGACTGAGACTCGCCCAAAATCGATTTGATGATGCACTGAAATTGTACGATCGCTTAATCGCTGACAATCCTGAAGATCTACAGCTTCTACTCGGTCGTGCCGCAGTCGCTTATCAAGCTAAAAAAATCTCTGAAAGCGAAGCCGAAATGGTACTCGCTCGATTCCTGCAATCGCGACCATCCGAAACTCCGTCAGAACTCTACACGCTCGTTGGCATTCTACCGAGCGATTCAAGTCGTGAGCCATTGTACAACGCACTGATTGAAGCTGACCCAACTAATGTTCCTGTCCAAGTTCGCTTGATTCAACTCCTCGCAAGCCGCGATCCGAGACAGGCTAGAGCACAAGCAAACCGACTCATGGCAAGAATTCGTCAAACCTCAACGGACGATCGCTCAAACGTCTCGCTGCTTTTCCTCAAAGCCCAACTCGAACAGACCCTTGGAAACTCCGATCGCGCCGAAGATGCGTATCAAGCCATCTTGAAAGTACAGCCAGAAAATCTAGATGCCCTTTCTGGTCTGGGTGGTGTGCGATTCCAGCAGCGTCAGTTTTCCTCTGCTTCTAGTCTATATTCTCAAATTCTAGAGCTTGATCCAGACAATCGAATTGCACTGCGATCGCTTGCTGAACTCTCAGCCGCTCAAGGTCAACCGCTCGCTGCATTAGATCAATTTGAACAACTCAAGATTCAACAAGTAGAGCAAGGAACATCAGACCCCGAACTAGAGCAACGTATCCAGAAAGTTCAAGAAGGAATGTTGCAACAACGCGGGTTTCAACCTCCTTGGGAGCGCTATTAA
- a CDS encoding glycosyl hydrolase family 8, which yields MLRLLVPLTIAGCIGLGGLVSCAAPPQRSTFVASVETADHSSLLAESWTAYRKRFIQADGRVIDWEANGRSTSEGQAYAMLRAVMVNDPETFAIALRWAETNLQRRDKANQPIDSLWSWKWGQNANGSWGILDANVASDADIDAITALILASRRWQRPDYLKLARTKLKDLWTHATITLPVDGKRYLLPGAIALFQRNEKLKANPSYLAPYAFRLFAQVDSERDWLSLVDSSYQMLEQSSKVSPVDLPSDWIAVDPNTGAYTALDSGSPLITQYGFDASRVWWRVALDAAWFGEPRAKAYLQANLGYLKQMWQRDRKIPAKLDLQGRPLVDYEATSQYGMLYAAFRVIDPAIAQEILTQKLLPSYRNGFWDNDSAYYSQNLAWFGLLPPNHLATYLTEPTQAANVSLP from the coding sequence ATGTTGCGCTTGCTTGTACCACTGACAATTGCTGGATGTATTGGACTCGGAGGATTAGTTTCCTGTGCGGCTCCACCTCAACGCTCGACTTTTGTAGCAAGTGTTGAGACAGCCGATCACAGTTCATTACTAGCTGAAAGTTGGACAGCTTATCGCAAGCGGTTCATTCAAGCCGATGGGCGCGTGATCGATTGGGAAGCAAATGGACGATCGACTTCCGAAGGTCAAGCCTATGCAATGTTACGAGCGGTCATGGTAAATGATCCTGAAACATTCGCGATCGCGCTTCGATGGGCAGAAACGAACTTACAGCGACGAGACAAAGCCAACCAGCCGATTGATTCTCTGTGGTCATGGAAATGGGGACAGAATGCGAATGGTAGCTGGGGCATTCTTGATGCAAATGTTGCTAGTGATGCTGATATTGATGCGATTACTGCGTTAATTTTGGCATCGAGACGGTGGCAGCGTCCCGATTATCTCAAGCTTGCGCGTACCAAGTTAAAAGATCTGTGGACACACGCGACCATCACATTGCCCGTCGATGGAAAACGGTATTTACTGCCGGGAGCGATCGCGCTTTTTCAACGAAACGAGAAGCTCAAAGCGAATCCATCGTACCTTGCCCCTTATGCCTTTCGCCTCTTTGCCCAAGTGGATTCAGAGCGCGATTGGCTCAGTCTCGTAGACAGTAGCTATCAGATGTTAGAGCAATCCTCGAAAGTCTCACCTGTGGACTTACCGAGCGATTGGATTGCCGTTGATCCAAACACCGGAGCGTATACCGCGCTTGATTCAGGCAGTCCACTGATTACCCAATATGGATTCGATGCCAGCCGAGTTTGGTGGCGGGTGGCGCTTGATGCCGCTTGGTTTGGAGAACCGAGAGCCAAAGCCTATCTCCAGGCAAATCTTGGTTATCTCAAACAGATGTGGCAACGCGATCGCAAAATTCCCGCCAAGCTCGATTTGCAAGGTCGTCCGCTCGTGGACTATGAAGCCACCTCACAATACGGAATGTTGTACGCTGCTTTCCGCGTGATCGATCCTGCGATCGCACAGGAAATTCTCACTCAAAAGCTATTGCCCTCCTACCGAAATGGATTCTGGGATAACGATTCCGCTTACTACTCTCAGAATCTCGCCTGGTTTGGTCTGCTCCCTCCAAACCATCTAGCAACTTACCTCACTGAACCTACTCAAGCCGCAAACGTATCCCTTCCATGA
- a CDS encoding cellulose biosynthesis cyclic di-GMP-binding regulatory protein BcsB, which produces MLTRTLVLCCAGLVTGLAIVLLHAQHPIAVSAQGIQKQEDQLIRDFKLPSTPAEAPIYRPQAPVYQPEPEPATVEAVSEPSVAPVEPVASEAPTPQPEKKAEISKPQNAAPMSQYVLQFNRSPAIGNRFRLQGTYAEARIGFTRPKNWNVKSAKAVIRFQHSPAIISDKSNLIVRVNDTSIGSVPMNLKNAQIGEAIVNIPANLVQDYNEITIVAQQTNSATCANPDDKVLWSEVLPDSKVILDYQPQSLALDFSRYPFPFFDNLGLDTPRLNYLLPAQINEAWLTATSRFHTHFGRLADFRSLETSLVKDTKKFEWNDRLVIIGTPQDQPTLKSLKLPLNIANNQILDGSKNALPENVGVLMLTTLNNGNVPVIVASGNGAEGVAKAVQFLVQPNSSQIGSGQVVLVRDVAEVASPNSRSWERYLPLQDSFQLSALKGLDNKPFKDVTVRGTSAPPVQFQFRSMPDDRMLRGSSMNLKYSYSAQVNSRKSSVSVRIDGVTIGSKKLTSENGGNNELLNVDLPPNLIKSDSVIDVAFDLYPRETVKCGQVGDQQLWGTVHSTTDFNLKRENSVELPDLKLLTTGYPFAAPQDLSKTAIVVPDSPTEADVMTVLKFSERMGRLSQANSVKLDVFTASNLPETVKNDRHLVAIGVRDRFPIKEMLEANSGFRIMDAFARESGKDQIHALPDQGGVIKSMLSPWNRDRTMVALTAQTDSGLKQVQDVLSNDLWFYQLKEDTALISTNQVNPSPYDSNAYQMQFLNQSERRRIENTTALSKARQLLQEQWYLLPIGIIASSLLLYGIAQILLKRVAG; this is translated from the coding sequence ATGCTGACACGTACTTTAGTCTTATGTTGTGCTGGATTAGTAACCGGACTCGCGATCGTGCTGCTTCATGCCCAACACCCGATCGCAGTTTCCGCTCAAGGCATTCAAAAGCAAGAAGATCAGCTCATTCGAGACTTCAAGCTACCGAGCACTCCTGCCGAAGCGCCGATTTACCGCCCACAAGCGCCAGTGTATCAGCCAGAACCTGAACCAGCAACCGTCGAAGCAGTGAGCGAACCGAGTGTCGCTCCCGTTGAACCTGTTGCCTCAGAAGCACCCACACCGCAACCTGAGAAGAAAGCTGAGATATCCAAACCTCAGAACGCTGCACCTATGAGTCAGTATGTTCTGCAATTTAATCGGAGTCCAGCGATCGGAAACCGTTTCCGCCTACAAGGAACATACGCAGAAGCGCGCATCGGCTTCACCCGCCCGAAAAATTGGAATGTGAAATCTGCTAAAGCAGTGATTCGATTCCAGCATTCTCCAGCAATCATCTCCGACAAATCTAATCTGATTGTTCGGGTGAATGATACGAGCATTGGCAGTGTTCCGATGAACCTGAAAAATGCTCAGATTGGAGAAGCGATCGTCAATATTCCAGCAAATCTTGTTCAGGACTATAACGAGATTACGATCGTGGCTCAGCAGACGAATTCTGCAACCTGCGCGAATCCGGACGATAAAGTGCTGTGGTCAGAAGTGCTGCCTGATTCAAAAGTAATTCTTGACTATCAACCCCAGTCACTGGCTCTTGATTTCAGCCGCTACCCGTTCCCGTTCTTTGACAATCTTGGGTTAGATACGCCTCGTCTAAACTATCTTTTGCCTGCTCAAATTAATGAGGCTTGGTTAACGGCAACCAGTCGTTTTCACACGCATTTCGGACGGTTGGCTGACTTTCGATCGCTCGAAACCAGCCTGGTAAAAGATACGAAAAAATTCGAGTGGAACGATCGCTTAGTCATCATTGGAACGCCTCAAGATCAGCCAACACTCAAATCGCTGAAGTTACCTCTGAACATTGCGAACAATCAAATCTTGGATGGTAGCAAAAATGCACTTCCTGAGAATGTTGGTGTGCTGATGCTGACAACTCTAAACAATGGCAATGTTCCAGTGATTGTTGCTTCTGGAAACGGAGCGGAAGGCGTTGCAAAAGCGGTTCAGTTTCTAGTTCAACCGAACAGCAGTCAGATTGGCTCTGGACAAGTGGTTTTAGTGCGTGATGTGGCTGAAGTTGCGTCACCCAATTCACGTAGTTGGGAGCGCTATCTTCCACTTCAAGACTCATTCCAACTCAGCGCTTTGAAGGGATTGGACAACAAACCTTTCAAAGATGTGACTGTACGTGGAACTTCTGCACCTCCTGTACAGTTTCAATTCCGATCGATGCCTGACGATCGAATGCTGCGGGGCAGCTCAATGAATTTGAAATACAGCTATAGCGCTCAGGTCAATTCTCGGAAATCATCGGTTTCTGTCCGAATTGATGGGGTCACGATCGGGAGCAAAAAACTGACTTCAGAAAATGGCGGAAACAATGAATTGCTTAACGTTGATCTGCCACCGAACCTAATTAAGTCGGATTCTGTGATTGATGTCGCTTTCGATTTGTATCCAAGAGAAACCGTCAAATGTGGTCAAGTCGGTGATCAACAGCTTTGGGGAACGGTTCACAGCACAACTGATTTCAACTTGAAGCGTGAGAATTCAGTTGAACTACCAGATCTGAAGCTTTTGACGACAGGTTATCCATTTGCTGCACCTCAAGACTTGTCAAAGACCGCGATCGTCGTTCCTGATTCTCCGACTGAAGCAGATGTGATGACCGTTCTGAAGTTCAGCGAACGGATGGGACGACTCAGCCAAGCTAACTCAGTCAAACTTGATGTATTTACGGCATCGAATTTACCTGAAACTGTGAAGAACGATCGTCATTTGGTTGCAATTGGAGTGCGCGATCGTTTTCCAATCAAAGAAATGCTCGAAGCGAATTCTGGATTCCGCATCATGGACGCTTTCGCACGGGAATCCGGCAAAGATCAGATTCATGCTTTACCGGATCAAGGTGGCGTGATCAAGAGTATGCTGTCACCTTGGAACCGCGATCGCACTATGGTTGCTTTGACTGCTCAAACCGACTCAGGACTTAAACAGGTGCAAGATGTTCTGAGCAATGATCTTTGGTTCTATCAACTGAAAGAAGACACCGCACTGATTAGCACCAATCAAGTGAATCCATCACCCTATGATTCCAATGCTTATCAGATGCAGTTTCTCAATCAATCAGAGCGGCGGCGAATTGAAAATACGACTGCTCTGAGCAAAGCGAGACAGCTCTTGCAAGAACAGTGGTATCTTCTTCCGATCGGCATTATTGCAAGTTCCCTCTTGTTGTACGGAATTGCTCAGATCCTCCTCAAGCGCGTTGCAGGGTAA